One segment of Nitrospira sp. DNA contains the following:
- the rplA gene encoding 50S ribosomal protein L1 encodes MGKKMKAALEKVEPRMYVLREAVDVVKKAAYAKFDESVDLSLRLGVDPKRSDQMVRGTTSLPHGTGKQVRVLVFAKGEKEQEARQAGADFVGSDDLMEKIKGGWLDFDCAIATPDLMAAVGKLGKQLGPRGLMPNPKTGTVTFEVGKAVAEIRKGRVEFKVEKAGIVQVPVGKVSFDIDKLYENASAIIESVIKAKPASCKGRYLKTATISSTMGPGVQLDTVALTKQWS; translated from the coding sequence ATGGGAAAGAAAATGAAGGCCGCGTTGGAGAAAGTCGAGCCGCGCATGTATGTCCTGCGTGAAGCGGTCGATGTCGTCAAGAAGGCGGCCTATGCGAAGTTCGATGAGTCGGTGGATCTCTCCCTGCGCTTGGGGGTCGACCCGAAGCGTTCGGATCAGATGGTGCGCGGGACCACGTCGTTGCCGCACGGGACCGGCAAGCAGGTCCGTGTCCTGGTGTTTGCCAAGGGGGAAAAAGAGCAGGAGGCTCGCCAGGCGGGGGCTGATTTCGTGGGCTCCGACGATCTCATGGAGAAGATCAAGGGCGGCTGGCTGGATTTCGATTGCGCGATTGCCACGCCGGATTTGATGGCGGCGGTCGGCAAGCTCGGCAAGCAGCTGGGTCCTCGCGGCTTGATGCCGAATCCGAAGACCGGAACGGTCACGTTCGAGGTGGGCAAGGCCGTGGCCGAAATCCGGAAGGGCCGCGTCGAGTTCAAGGTCGAGAAGGCGGGAATCGTGCAAGTGCCCGTCGGGAAAGTCTCGTTCGATATCGATAAGCTCTATGAGAATGCCTCGGCGATCATCGAGTCGGTGATCAAGGCGAAGCCGGCGTCCTGCAAGGGGCGTTACCTGAAGACTGCCACGATTTCGAGCACGATGGGGCCTGGTGTGCAGTTGGATACGGTGGCGTTGACCAAGCAGTGGAGTTAA